From a single Lolium rigidum isolate FL_2022 chromosome 7, APGP_CSIRO_Lrig_0.1, whole genome shotgun sequence genomic region:
- the LOC124678949 gene encoding uncharacterized protein LOC124678949 — MEKERKQGFFRALKEEVVRGLSPARSRGKTPARSASPARMLIPRRRKAPPPQQPEKQQHEQQQYVSEQLIARSGSLRPGGEALEPLIEGPDADRLAAGDFFGEDSGRREGFGHWVRGHLTRTPSMASAPGGSGGGSFRHSDLRLLLGVMGAPLAPISSTLADPALLLSIKGAPIESSSAQYILQQYMAASGGYRTLRSVRNAYAMGKVRMVASEFETATRVVKNRGPSGRGAAAVEQGGFVLWTMSPGMWYVELAVGGSKVHAGCNGRLVWRHTPWLGAHAAKGPVRPLRRVLQGLDPLTTAGLFAEARCVGEKKVNGEDCFILKLSADPQTLKLRSEGPAEIIRHVLFGYFSQRTGLIVHIEDSHLTRIQPHSGGDAVYWETTISSSLEDYRAVEGIMIAHAGRSAVTLFRFGEAAMSHTKTRMEEAWSIEEVAFNVPGLSVDCFIPPADIRSGSVGEACELPPPTTHGDRAKTGAVHPARVAAVEQRTHHRGAGINTAQHGGGGEKIVWRVEV; from the exons ATGGAGAAGGAGAGGAAGCAGGGCTTCTTCCGCGCGCTGAAGGAGGAGGTGGTGCGCGGCCTCTCGCCGGCGCGGTCCCGCGGGAAGACCCCGGCGCGGAGCGCGTCCCCCGCCAGAATGCTGATCCCGCGCCGCCGCAAGGCCCCACCGCCGCAGCAGCCAGAGAAACAGCAGCATGAGCAGCAGCAGTACGTCTCGGAGCAGCTCATCGCGCGCTCCGGCAGCCTCCGGCCGGGCGGCGAGGCGCTGGAGCCGCTCATCGAGGGGCCCGACGCCGaccgcctcgccgccggcgacttCTTCGGCGAGGACTCCGGCCGCAGGGAGGGGTTCGGGCACTGGGTCCGCGGCCACCTCACGCGCACGCCCTCCATGGCCTCGGCCCCCGGCGGTTCCGGCGGCGGCTCGTTCCGCCACTccgacctccgcctcctcctcggcgtcatGGGCGCCCCGCTCGCGCCCATCTCCTCCACCCTCGCCGACCCGGCCCTCCTCCTCTCCATCAAGGGCGCCCCCATC GAGTCGTCGTCCGCGCAGTACATCCTGCAGCAGTACATGGCGGCGTCCGGCGGCTACAGGACGCTGCGGTCGGTGCGCAACGCCTACGCCATGGGCAAGGTGCGGATGGTGGCGTCCGAGTTCGAGACGGCCACGCGCGTGGTGAAGAACCGCGGGCCCAGCggccgcggcgccgccgccgtcgagcaggGCGGCTTCGTGCTCTGGACCATGTCCCCCGGGATGTGGTACGTCGAGCTCGCCGTCGGGGGCAGCAAGGTCCACGCCGGGTGCAACGGGCGGCTCGTCTGGCGCCACACGCCCTGGCTCGGCGCGCACGCCGCCAAAGGGCCCGTCCGCCCCCTCCGCCGCGTCCTCCAG GGGCTCGACCCGCTGACGACGGCCGGCCTGTTCGCGGAGGCGCGGTGCGTGGGGGAGAAGAAGGTGAACGGCGAGGACTGCTTCATCCTCAAGCTCTCCGCCGACCCGCAGACGCTGAAGCTGCGCAGCGAGGGCCCCGCCGAGATCATCCGGCACGTCCTGTTCGGCTACTTCAGCCAGCGGACGGGGCTCATCGTGCACATCGAGGACTCGCACCTCACCCGCATCCAGCCGCACTCCGGCGGCGACGCCGTGTACTGGGAGACCACCATCAGCTCCTCGCTCGAGGACTACCGCGCCGTGGAGGGCATCATGATCGCGCACGCGGGCCGGTCGGCGGTCACGCTCTTCCGGTTCGGGGAGGCGGCCATGAGCCACACCAAGACGCGCATGGAGGAGGCCTGGAGCATCGAGGAGGTGGCCTTCAACGTGCCCGGCCTGTCCGTGGACTGCTTCATCCCGCCCGCCGACATCCGGTCCGGCTCCGTCGGGGAGGCCTGCGAGCTGCCCCCGCCGACCACGCACGGCGACCGCGCCAAGACCGGCGCCGTGCACCCCGCCCGCGTCGCCGCCGTAGAGCAGCGCACCCACCACCGCGGCGCTGGCATCAACACAGCacagcacggcggcggcggcgagaagaTCGTGTGGAGAGTGGAAGTGTAA